A section of the Vespa velutina chromosome 6, iVesVel2.1, whole genome shotgun sequence genome encodes:
- the LOC124950035 gene encoding pre-mRNA cleavage complex 2 protein Pcf11 isoform X2, translated as MTSAKSKEIADEYISSLSDLTINSKPLINMLTMLAEDNVEHAPAIVQAVENHLQKVRSDIKLPVLYLIDSIVKNVNGTYLNLFTQNIVNTFCGVFEKVDENTRASMWKLRQTWNDVFPAKKLFSLDVRVQSIDPAWPITASPTSISSGSIHVNPRFLSMPQQTATSIVQPIVPPVKLPPGDPVSTTEAVMREQLLKKQRELLELQKKKIELELLQAKASLEQQQRQLDKQAGSLKTDIVVPSTTTVRPSTESTTQGKPTTPVVSSPTPKQVTKQFPAAAASLLKNAGTNNGPRIAPASSIAVASARPMSRDPRLKTASVQEVTTTDPRQRQSTTGQKEIRSGEGQTQLAPNINTVLSDQLKHQLLPKQAVTSTINKPPTNLAGSDTQTINASNNTNANTNLNNNNKSFSGNANKDAVSHRTSQKKDPRSSSNNSNNLNSNCSKSAQSSSLNSSSSTLSGSNRGGGGSDIKTKDVKSLSSRSSSSSTIDKSSTSSKSSYRKIGNKSRSKQPQSSPSKVPKVDRDSSPVRSKSREKDSGDSSPSSRTSPQSSFQTSKNRKKIKSRKRSPSSPYRIPRRNDTKSNSSLSSSGGVTEEEQSGSLIVSPPHPPTFKEIRPNARQRNYVRRNKDDSLSPERSPVNSGNVQVTTEPTLESSSKDEDLRATLPLPGTNTTVAEKKEDLDLRVLPPVNTNKRQSTEHLEPTAIKKTKAEKFDALFGNEDVDLRTLTHPKAGRPPTPPPPVISGEDGKDSWAKLKTPSKNDREKQVNNNDDKRDRDRNRDRLGRLRLYNKLPDDPKDRRRTLSNEDQDSRPGRRGRENDKPERNEDRNIEIIMKQAAEQLNQGSITKTQYNTLIQEVLHMSEDRKLRAAQRKEKEAGSIVWEKGVSLDINGPVDRTPNFSPSGEKEVIRSKDHPIPRNPNGPRWQSQPWQQPGPWAHPPGPPYGGPQAHFNADFRPVGPWQNPRHFGPMRPDYQYHGGYNHNIGPNPRLGPGMMGPIGPNGPIISNLLPNGPIGPIGMPNPSLSLSGMNGPGIIMNNGPIPSLMSNPNIPSLSTGRNVSPNATATKYDLEDGDQNYNAALPKNQGPHSRELPPPDSQLLDEIARDTMKSINIDNIPREIRYYGQTGVVFMNWDDPREIGFQDGVRRILIDDKDTITCAFNDQYKEFMYDGEVHRIKLGAPTRELYVDDRWYECYFGGMPVTIELGGKKVNIKLEGPPPQVKIGTVKRTDLVVAKINLIINARNMVPVFLDAKPQIFEIEGKPHTLEFIDALQTVLLNGRPFKVEFGGLPKPIIVRDKKHFIRFSVLPRGIRAGYVKIAGMRGEEPIEAPSTPPLLNQKPKIDTTPTPTQLPSIEQESTSQDGSDLISTPKPDLQLDILSSVLPSAMAPSSGLSYQAEPVENPPTSTPALSLPLNMNELFQRLVETGIVPNLTEKKKQEEEEKKDPEIIPVSFDKPETLKVKQPAIAAALYSGMQCSSCGARFAPELATRYSHHLDWHFRQNRRERDSARKAHSRPWYYDVSDWIQFEEIEDLEDRAQSWFETEKQTAEIEGIATEDTPQETQQPSVPTGSDEDSRCQVCHDAFEQFYNEEKEEWHLRPAISYEGKNFHPLCLEDYKRALEKTALALEETIGEMEDEKKSGIEESIIEEIKIQDSKIESDIVEQSIAEREDIVLTEEQKTPEIEDSEDHLSLENIENQQQDEKMEDEKIENTDNDKLNIEELEKIDIHLRTDEEKSQSEVVESNSFENIKIKEEPLDEIEEQIEEQFDFTNVDIKEEPTEPEPDPEESIVSEHATVDTTYAAVKSSIDGNVELDSTPATLPTAPSRIKINITKPLNTSKEPEEPKEKQIVEPQIEEHTEPLVPASIKPTLLGRKLSTLPPVEKGQELSGLCSIM; from the exons ATGACATCAGCAAAATCTAAAGAAATAGCCGATGAGTACATCTCATCGCTGTCTGATCTTACGATTAACAGCAAGCCGCTTATCAATATGCTTACTATGCTGGCAGAGGATAACGTTGAACATGCACCTGCAATCGTCCAAGCTGTCGAAAATCATCTACAAAag GTGAGGAGTGATATCAAACTACCTGTACTTTACCTCATCGATTCTATTGTGAAGAATGTTAATGGAACTTATCTAAATCTCTTTACCCAAAATATTGTGAATACATTTTGTGGAGTTTTTGAAAAg gTGGATGAAAATACTAGAGCCAGTATGTGGAAGTTGCGGCAAACATGGAATGATGTATTTCCTGCAAAGaagttattttcattagatgTACGAGTACAAAGTATTGATCCTGCTTGGCCAATCACTGCCTCTCCTACAAGTATATCGTCGGGCTCCATCCATGTCAatcctcgttttctctctatg cCTCAACAAACAGCAACTTCAATAGTTCAACCAATTGTACCGCCAGTTAAGTTACCACCAGGTGATCCAGTATCTACTACAGAAGCTGTAATGCGAGAGCAGCTATTAAAGAAGCAAAGAGAATTGTTagaattacaaaagaaaaaaattgaactgGAATTGCTTCAAGCCAAAGCTAGTTTGGAACAACAGCAGAGGCAACTCGATAAACAAGCTGGAAGCTTAAAGACAGACATA gtTGTGCCATCAACAACAACTGTTCGTCCAAGTACAGAAAGTACTACTCAAGGAAAGCCTACAACACCCGTTGTATCGAGTCCAACACCAAAACAGGTTACAAAACAG tTTCCAGCTGCAGCTGCATCATTGTTGAAAAATGCAGGCACGAATAATGGTCCTCGAATTGCACCAGCAAGTAGTATAGCAGTAGCGTCTGCTAGGCCAATGTCACGTGATCCTCGATTGAAGACTGCATCCGTTCAGGAGGTGACAACTACGGATCCACGACAACGACAGAGTACGACCGGCCAAAAGGAGATCCGGAGTGGTGAAGGCCAAACGCAGTTAGCGCCAAATATAAACACTGTACTTTCAGATCAATTAAAACACCAATTACTTCCGAAACAGGCTGTGACTAGCACTATCAACAAGCCTCCGACAAATCTTGCCGGCTCCGATACACAAACGATAAACGCTAGTAATAACACTAATGCTAATACGAAcctcaacaataataataaaagtttcagTGGTAACGCAAATAAAGATGCTGTCTCGCATCGAACAAGTCAAAAGAAAGACCCTCGATCGTCtagtaataatagcaataaccTAAACAGTAATTGCTCCAAAAGTGCCCAAAGTTCGTCACTCAATAGCAGTTCTTCGACATTGTCAGGAAGTAATAGGGGAGGTGGAGGAAGTGACATCAAGACAAAAGATGTGAAGAGTTTAAGTTCACGAAGCTCTTCATCGTCTACAATTGATAAATCTTCCACTTCCTCTAAATCCTCATATAGAAAAATAGGTAACAAATCGCGTTCTAAACAACCTCAATCATCTCCGAGTAAGGTGCCGAAAGTCGACAGAGATTCCAGTCCAGTTAGGTCTAAATCACGTGAAAAAGACAGTGGAGACAGTTCACCATCTTCGCGTACCTCTCCTCAGTCCTCTTTCCAAACTTCTAAAAATCGCAAGAAGATAAAATCGAGAAAGCGCAGTCCAAGTTCCCCATATAGAATACCCCGGCGTAATGACACAAAATCCAATTCAAGTTTAAGCAGTTCAGGTGGTGTTACTGAGGAGGAACAATCCGGTTCATTAATAGTATCTCCTCCTCACCCACCCACATTTAAAGAAATCAGGCCAAATGCTAGACAAAGAAATTATGTACGTCGAAATAAGGATGATAGTCTTAGTCCAGAACGTTCACCTGTTAATTCTGGGAACGTTCAAGTTACCACAGAACCAACACTGGAGTCATCCAGTAAAGACGAAGACCTCAGAGCTACATTGCCCCTTCCTGGTACTAATACCACCGTAGCTGAAAAGA AAGAAGATCTAGATCTTCGTGTCTTGCCACCagttaatacaaataaaagacaaagtaCTGAACACTTGGAACCAACAGCgattaaaaagacaaaagcaGAAAAATTTGATGC ATTATTTGGGAATGAAGATGTTGATTTGAGAACATTGACGCATCCTAAGGCTGGTCGACCGCCAACACCACCGCCACCAGTGATTTCCGGAGAAGATGGCAAAGATAGTTGGGCTAAATTAAAGACTCCTTCAAAGAATGACAGAGAAAAACAagtgaataataatgatgacaaaCGCGATAGAGATCGTAACAGAGATAGATTAGGTCGTCTCAgactttataataaattaccgGACGATCCAAAAGACAGACGAAGAACATTGTCTAATGAGGATCAGGACTCTCGACCTGGTCGAAGAGGACGCGAAAATGATAAAcctgaaagaaacgaagatcgaaatattgaaataataatgaaacaagCTGCTGAACAACTTAATCAAGGATCGATTACAAAAAcacaatataatacattaatacaaGAGGTTTTACATATGAGTGAAGATCGAAAATTGAGAGCAGCGCagcgtaaagaaaaagaggcagGTTCTATAGTATGGGAAAAAGGAGTATCGTTGGATATTAATGGTCCGGTTGATCGTACACCTAATTTTAGCCCATCTGGTGAAAAAGAAGTCATAAGGAGTAAGGATCATCCTATTCCTAGAAATCCAAATGGTCCACGATGGCAAAGCCAGCCGTGGCAGCAACCAGGTCCATGGGCACACCCACCAGGTCCTCCTTATGGTGGCCCTCAAGCACACTTTAATGCAGATTTTAGACCTGTAGGACCTTGGCAAAATCCAAGACATTTTGGCCCAATGAGGCCAGATTATCAGTATCATGGTGGTTATAATCACAATATTGGTCCAAATCCCCGATTAGGACCTGGTATGATGGGTCCTATAGGTCCTAATGGTCCTATTATATCTAATCTCTTACCAAATGGACCAATTGGTCCAATAGGTATGCCAAATCCTTCCTTGTCATTATCAGGTATGAATGGACCtggaataataatgaataatggaCCAATTCCAAGTTTAATGTCAAATCCAAACATACCATCTTTGAGTACTGGAAGAAACGTTTCACCAAATGCTACAGCAACAAAATACGATCTTGAAGATGGAGATCAAAATTATAATGCTGCACTGCCAAAAAATCAAGGTCCTCATAGTCGTGAACTACCTCCGCCAGATTCGCAATTATTAGATGAAATTGCCCGAGATACTATGAAgtctataaatattgataatatccCAAGAGAAATCAGATATTATGGTCAAACTGGTGTAGTTTTTATGAATTGGGATGATCCGAGAGAAATTGGATTCCAGGATGGTGTAAGGCGAATTTTAATAGATGATAAGGATACTATAACATGTGCATTCAATGATCAGTATAAAGAATTCATGTACGATGGAGAAGTTCACAG AATAAAACTGGGTGCTCCAACAAGGGAATTATATGTTGATGATCGTTGGTATGAATGTTATTTTGGTGGAATGCCTGTAACTATAGAGCTTGGtggtaaaaaagtaaatataaaattagaggGCCCTCCGCCACAAGTAAAGATCGGTACTGTTAAACGAACAGATTTAGTAGTTGCTAAAATTAATCTCATAATTAATGCTAGAAATATGGTGCCTGTCTTTTTAGATGCAAAACCACAAAT atttgaAATTGAAGGCAAGCCTCATACATTAGAATTCATAGACGCTTTGCAAACGGTACTTTTGAATGGTCGACCGTTTAAAGTTGAATTTGGAGGATTACCTAAACCCATCATTGTAAGAGATAAAAAACATTTCATAAGATTTTCGGTATTACCACGAGGTATACGTGCTGGATACGTTAAGATAGCAGGAATGAGAGGTGAAGAACCTATTGAAGCACCATCAACTCCACctttattaaatcaaaaacCTAAAATTGATACTACACCTACTCCTACTCAGCTTCCATCTATAGAACAGGAATCCACATCCCAAGATGGTTCAGATCTCATTTCTACACCAAAACCAG ATTTACAATTGGATATTCTATCTTCTGTTCTACCATCTGCAATGGCACCATCGTCTGGTTTGTCTTATCAGGCAGAACCAGTCGAAAATCCACCTACGTCAACTCCAGCTTTATCATTGCcattaaatatgaatgaattattcCAGCGTTTAGTAGAGACTGGCATTGTACCAAATcttacagagaaaaagaaacaggaagaggaagagaaaaaggatccAGAAATTATTCCTGTTTCTTTTGATAAGCCAGAGACGCTTAAAGT GAAGCAACCAGCTATAGCTGCTGCTTTGTACAGTGGAATGCAGTGTAGTTCGTGCGGTGCAAGATTTGCACCTGAATTAGCAACGCGATATAGTCATCATTTAGATTGGCATTTTAGACAAAACAGACGTGAACGAGATTCTGCAAGGAAAGCACATTCTCGACCATGGTATTATGACGTTAGCGATTGGATACAATTCGAGGAAATCGAAGATCTTGAAGATAGag CTCAAAGTTGGTttgaaacagaaaaacaaacaGCTGAAATAGAAGGTATTGCTACTGAGGATACGCCACAAGAAACACAACAACCAAGTGTTCCTACTGGTTCTGATGAAGATTCGAGATGTCAAGTGTGTCATGATGCTTTTGAACAATTTTACaatgaggaaaaggaagaatggCATTTAAGGCCAGCAATTAGTTATGAAGGGAAAAACTTCCATCCACTATGTCTTGAAGATTATAAg AGAGCTCTGGAAAAAACTGCTTTGGCACTTGAGGAAACGATCGGAGAAAtggaagatgaaaagaaaagtggtATAGAAGAATCTATtatagaagaaattaaaattcaagatTCAAAAATAGAAAGTGACATTGTTGAACAATCGATTGCTGAACGAGAGGATATAGTGCTTacagaagaacaaaaaactcCTGAAATTGAAGATTCAGAAGATCACCTGAGTTTAGAAAACATAGAAAATCAACAGCAAGATGAAAAAATGGAGGATGAAAAGATCGAAAATACAGACAATGACAAATTAAACAtagaagaattagaaaaaatagatatacattTACGAACGGACGAAGAAAAATCTCAAAGTGAAGTAGTCGAAAGtaattcgttcgaaaatataaaaatcaaagaagaaCCTTTAGATGAAATCGAGGAACAAATAGAAGAACAATTTGACTTTACTAATGtagatattaaagaagaaCCTACAGAACCTGAGCCAG ATCCAGAAGAGAGCATAGTAAGTGAGCACGCAACAGTAGATACAACATATGCAGCTGTGAAAAGTTCTATTGATGGAAATGTGGAATTGGATTCTACCCCAGCGACATTACCAACAGCCCCATCccgtattaaaattaatattacgaagCCCTTAAATACTAGCAAGGAACCTGAAGAACCAAAGGAGAAACAAATTGTAGAGCCTCAAATTGAAGAACATACAGAGCCTTTAGTGCCTGCTTCTATCAAACCCACTTTGCTGGGTAGAAAATTATCTACCTTACCTCCCGTAGAAAAGGGACAAGAATTATCTGGACTCTGTTCAATAATGTAA